Proteins from a single region of Rhodospirillales bacterium:
- a CDS encoding TIGR00730 family Rossman fold protein, with protein sequence MQKDPDCYLLKENKNSYPFDLWRSFKIWREFQKGFRALRCINHCITFFGSARFGEDDPYYKMARETAFELGKAGFSIMTGGGPGIMEAANRGAKDAGALSIGCNIKLPHEQKPNPYTDINIQFDHFFVRKVMLLKYSCAFVLLPGGFGTMDEIFETATLIQTGKICDFPIVAMGSEYWGALGPFLRNTMIEYGTIDEKDLDFVRITDHPKDVLEIIRARKTGVHL encoded by the coding sequence GTGCAAAAAGACCCTGATTGTTATTTACTGAAAGAAAATAAAAATTCTTATCCGTTTGATCTCTGGCGCTCTTTTAAAATCTGGCGCGAATTTCAGAAAGGCTTTCGTGCCTTACGCTGCATCAATCATTGTATCACGTTTTTCGGTTCCGCCCGCTTTGGGGAAGATGATCCGTATTACAAGATGGCCAGGGAAACGGCTTTTGAGCTTGGCAAAGCAGGTTTTTCGATTATGACAGGTGGCGGCCCGGGCATCATGGAAGCCGCCAACCGGGGGGCAAAAGACGCTGGCGCTCTATCCATCGGATGCAATATCAAACTGCCGCATGAACAAAAACCCAACCCCTATACCGACATCAATATACAGTTTGATCACTTTTTTGTCCGCAAGGTCATGCTGCTCAAATATTCCTGCGCCTTCGTCCTTTTGCCTGGCGGTTTCGGAACAATGGACGAGATATTTGAAACGGCAACCCTGATTCAAACCGGAAAGATTTGTGATTTTCCGATCGTTGCTATGGGCAGTGAATACTGGGGCGCTCTGGGGCCTTTTTTAAGAAATACCATGATCGAGTATGGCACCATCGACGAGAAAGACCTTGATTTCGTGCGCATCACCGACCATCCAAAAGACGTTTTAGAGATTATACGGGCACGTAAAACAGGAGTGCATTTATAG
- a CDS encoding MBL fold metallo-hydrolase, which produces MKLTFLGATGTVTGSKYLLEDDNKKILIDCGLFQGMKELRQRNWENLPVNPASINAVILTHAHIDHSGYLPLLVKNGFDGQIYCSSATADLCDILLPDSAHLHEEDAERANRYGYTRHKPALPLYTQEDSYNALEKIEPVSFGDEHALSDILSFRLTHAGHILGASCVHISDGQTNIVFSGDLGRPRDPVMKVPAQIQEADYLILESTYGDRLHETTDPLDQLEDIIIRTSGRGGTVVIPAFAVGRAQSLMYYIYKLKEMKRIPGIPVYLDSPMAISATKLLQQHHAEHRLSKEECAKVCNSVIYTQTVEQSKAIYSKNNGMPTVIISASGMATGGRVLHHLKHYISDPRNTVLLAGFQAEGTRGARLAHGEVEIKIHGELLRVRAEIDMLDNISAHADYQEIIDWLGHFREPPRRTFLTHGEPKAATSFKFKIKEHLDWNVEIPEYEQMAEL; this is translated from the coding sequence ATGAAGCTGACATTTTTGGGAGCAACTGGAACGGTTACCGGTTCGAAATATCTGCTTGAAGATGACAACAAAAAGATATTGATCGATTGCGGTTTGTTTCAGGGGATGAAGGAGCTGCGGCAACGTAACTGGGAGAATCTGCCCGTTAATCCTGCTTCCATAAATGCTGTTATCCTTACCCATGCCCATATTGATCACAGCGGTTATTTACCCTTGCTGGTTAAGAACGGCTTTGACGGCCAGATTTATTGTTCTTCCGCCACTGCTGATTTGTGTGATATTCTTCTGCCTGATAGTGCGCATCTACACGAAGAAGATGCAGAGCGGGCCAATCGTTACGGCTATACGCGGCACAAACCCGCCCTGCCGCTTTATACGCAGGAAGATTCCTACAACGCGCTTGAAAAAATAGAGCCCGTTTCCTTTGGCGATGAACATGCATTAAGCGATATACTCTCTTTCCGTTTAACTCATGCCGGACATATTCTGGGCGCATCCTGTGTGCATATTTCTGATGGGCAAACCAATATTGTTTTTTCCGGTGATCTTGGACGTCCGCGTGATCCGGTGATGAAGGTGCCGGCACAGATTCAGGAGGCTGATTATCTCATCCTTGAATCCACCTATGGTGACCGCCTGCATGAAACGACAGATCCTCTCGATCAGCTGGAAGATATTATCATCAGAACATCTGGGCGTGGCGGCACGGTCGTCATTCCGGCTTTCGCCGTCGGGCGCGCGCAAAGCCTGATGTATTATATCTACAAGCTAAAGGAAATGAAACGTATTCCCGGTATTCCGGTTTATCTCGATAGCCCCATGGCTATCAGCGCCACGAAGCTTTTGCAGCAACATCATGCTGAACATCGCCTGTCGAAGGAAGAATGCGCAAAGGTTTGCAACAGCGTGATTTACACACAAACCGTGGAACAATCAAAGGCGATTTATAGCAAGAATAACGGCATGCCGACGGTAATTATTTCTGCCAGCGGCATGGCTACAGGCGGGCGCGTCCTGCATCACCTCAAACATTATATTAGCGATCCGAGAAACACAGTCCTTTTAGCCGGGTTCCAGGCAGAGGGAACGCGCGGCGCGCGATTGGCTCACGGTGAAGTAGAAATCAAAATCCATGGCGAGTTGTTAAGGGTGCGGGCTGAAATTGACATGCTTGATAATATCTCAGCTCATGCCGATTATCAGGAAATTATCGATTGGCTCGGGCATTTCCGCGAACCTCCGCGCAGAACTTTCCTTACGCATGGGGAGCCGAAAGCAGCCACTTCATTTAAGTTCAAGATCAAAGAGCATTTAGATTGGAACGTTGAAATCCCGGAATATGAACAGATGGCGGAGCTTTAG
- a CDS encoding CvpA family protein — MIADIFVLAVLLISGLIAFLRGFIREVLTIAGVVGGLAAAYLGGPLLMPHMHGWFGIEEGAEVERLFEILPYGIIADALSYGAIFIIVVIILSIQSHLLAEWAKKIGLGAIDRTLGFVFGVVRGIILLGLLYLPVHFFVDQERKEEFFSESKTHFYLEKTSEILAGFIPSGAFEEVEEGVASLEKTSKTRKKLEEINLLKKDNGGGEQQQPAESPESSGYSDEMRQQMDQLFDEKTDGLNE; from the coding sequence ATGATCGCTGATATTTTTGTTCTTGCCGTTCTTTTGATTTCGGGCCTGATTGCCTTTCTTCGTGGTTTTATTCGTGAAGTTTTAACTATTGCCGGTGTTGTCGGCGGGTTGGCGGCGGCATATCTCGGCGGGCCGTTATTGATGCCGCATATGCATGGCTGGTTTGGGATTGAGGAAGGCGCTGAGGTTGAGCGACTGTTTGAAATTTTGCCTTATGGTATTATTGCAGACGCGCTGTCTTACGGGGCGATCTTTATTATTGTGGTGATTATTTTGTCTATTCAGAGCCATCTTTTGGCGGAATGGGCCAAAAAGATCGGGCTTGGGGCTATTGATCGCACGTTGGGGTTTGTGTTTGGTGTTGTGCGCGGGATTATTTTGCTTGGTTTGTTGTATTTGCCGGTGCATTTCTTTGTTGATCAGGAGAGAAAAGAGGAATTTTTTAGCGAGAGTAAAACGCATTTTTATTTGGAGAAAACCTCGGAAATTTTGGCTGGTTTTATTCCTTCCGGTGCTTTTGAGGAGGTTGAAGAGGGGGTTGCTTCGCTTGAGAAAACATCAAAGACGCGCAAGAAGCTTGAAGAGATTAATCTTTTAAAAAAAGACAATGGTGGCGGGGAGCAACAACAACCTGCCGAGTCTCCGGAGAGTAGTGGTTATAGCGATGAAATGCGTCAGCAGATGGACCAGCTGTTTGATGAAAAAACAGATGGTTTGAATGAGTGA
- a CDS encoding cation:proton antiporter, which yields MTIAEHALTESIEFQMSLLLFMALGGYLLSNRIGQPAVVGVILAGILIGPTGFNLIHYSDFVASIGHIGAIILLFVIGLEFHLKEITKPSYFLIALGGILLPWAGGYAVALAFGFEFSKAIIIGVALSATSIAITADTLREMGKLKSEAAQAIIGAAIIDDVLALLALAIAQQLSDGGVDAAVVGVFTLKAIIFLVAGALFGDKVLTPLVHRIDRSKIAEKYPDFIFILIMMVAFFYAMAAELMGLSAIVGAFVAGVSLEHVHTQRSKDFRVGSEYLRIVFGAIFFISLGILADFKNFTWEAAWFALALTIVAVLTKLVGCGILARLSGMSVHDSLVVGVGMSPRGEVAMTVALLAFISGVIEQPAFVGLILMSLLTTIIAPLLLRNWLYRNKTEA from the coding sequence ATGACAATTGCTGAACATGCCCTAACGGAATCTATTGAATTTCAGATGAGTCTGCTGCTTTTTATGGCGCTGGGCGGTTATCTACTTTCCAATCGTATTGGTCAGCCTGCTGTTGTAGGCGTTATTCTGGCGGGCATCCTGATAGGCCCGACCGGTTTCAATCTTATTCATTATTCTGATTTTGTTGCCAGTATCGGCCATATCGGAGCCATTATCCTTCTGTTTGTTATTGGTCTGGAGTTTCACCTAAAAGAGATTACGAAGCCCTCCTATTTCCTAATTGCTTTAGGCGGTATCCTTCTACCTTGGGCGGGTGGGTATGCAGTCGCGTTAGCTTTCGGTTTTGAGTTCAGTAAAGCCATCATCATTGGCGTGGCTCTTTCGGCAACGAGTATTGCAATTACCGCCGATACGCTCCGGGAAATGGGGAAACTGAAATCCGAGGCCGCGCAGGCCATCATAGGCGCGGCCATCATTGACGATGTTCTGGCGCTTCTGGCGCTCGCCATTGCCCAGCAATTGTCTGATGGTGGTGTTGATGCCGCTGTCGTCGGCGTTTTTACCCTCAAGGCTATTATTTTTCTTGTTGCCGGGGCCCTGTTTGGAGACAAGGTTTTAACGCCGCTGGTTCATCGGATTGATCGCTCAAAAATTGCTGAAAAATACCCGGACTTCATATTCATCCTGATTATGATGGTTGCTTTTTTCTACGCTATGGCCGCCGAGTTGATGGGGCTGTCCGCGATTGTTGGGGCTTTTGTTGCGGGCGTTTCACTGGAGCATGTTCATACGCAGCGGAGCAAGGATTTTCGGGTGGGCTCGGAGTATCTGCGCATTGTTTTTGGTGCTATTTTCTTTATATCGCTGGGCATTCTGGCAGATTTCAAAAACTTTACATGGGAGGCAGCGTGGTTTGCGCTGGCGTTAACAATTGTTGCTGTGCTGACAAAACTTGTCGGTTGCGGTATTTTGGCTCGATTAAGCGGCATGAGCGTTCATGATTCCCTAGTTGTCGGCGTAGGTATGTCGCCGCGGGGGGAAGTCGCCATGACGGTTGCGCTGCTGGCTTTTATCAGCGGCGTTATTGAGCAGCCCGCTTTCGTGGGTTTGATATTAATGAGCCTGCTAACAACGATTATTGCGCCGCTTCTTCTTCGAAACTGGTTGTATCGAAACAAAACGGAAGCGTAA
- a CDS encoding Rne/Rng family ribonuclease, protein MSKKMLIDGTHSEETRVAIVEDGRLEEFDYESAFRKPLKGNIYLAKVTRVEPSLQAAFVNFGGNRHGFLPFSEIHPDYFRIPVSDREALIAEQEADLEAHDEEEALEEQELPEDDVDEEDAVEELGGDLTLEDGDKDGESEEEDVKAEKKPRGGRKSKKDTEVDTADAVDAVEEDPEDSIGNRIEEPEADIDGNNADAQGEDADGNMYGGRGRGRGRGRRDNGRGRGGRSRNAAHRARRVETFGGEDMDDEQRFRFNLRRKYKIQEVIKRGQIMLVQVSKEERGNKGAAVGSYLSLPGRYCVLMPNSPRAGGVSRKISNYKDRAKMRDMMKDLEVPKGMSVILRTAGVTRTKVEVKRDLDYLLRLWNTIREKTLESSAPALVYEEADLIKRAVRDLYTRDIEEIHVAGDEGFKTAKEFMKMMIPSHVKKVKEYKDVDTPLFNKFRVEEQIAEIGETEVRLKSGGYLVINPTEALVSIDVNSGKATKERHIEETALKTNLEAADEVARQLRLRDLGGLVVIDFIDMEDRRNNGKVERKMRDALSGDRARIQMGRISSFGLMELSRQRLSASLSESQFETCPGCQGAGRIRTADAASIMVLRAIEAEGIKGRASQVIVQVSNEVALYILNNKRDNLAVIEERYGFAVLIRVDDTLGASGFRVEVSKPVDKTEDDSDDTPAGEDDQDGNNRRDGRRRGRRGGRNRGMRNQPRKDDNAGEEQADQKSQNAVVQADSKVDEKAPQEKKKPSASAEKATVDAASKKVRVKKEESTGKDDKKPSASAKTMADGATKKAPVKKAKKNDEPVEPKDEKPAKVVKVSNDDAKPKKVAVKARKDDAPKDYETVNEAPKAKKKGWWNLK, encoded by the coding sequence ATGTCTAAGAAAATGTTGATTGATGGGACCCACAGTGAAGAAACGCGGGTGGCCATTGTTGAAGATGGACGGCTGGAAGAGTTTGATTATGAAAGCGCGTTCCGTAAACCGTTGAAAGGAAACATCTATCTGGCGAAAGTGACACGCGTTGAGCCATCGCTGCAAGCTGCGTTTGTAAATTTTGGCGGCAATCGCCATGGGTTTTTGCCGTTTTCTGAAATTCATCCTGATTATTTTCGTATTCCGGTGTCGGATCGCGAGGCGTTGATCGCCGAACAGGAAGCAGATCTGGAAGCACATGATGAAGAAGAGGCGCTGGAAGAACAGGAATTGCCTGAAGACGATGTTGATGAAGAAGACGCTGTTGAAGAGCTGGGCGGCGATTTAACTCTTGAGGATGGCGATAAGGATGGCGAGTCGGAGGAAGAAGACGTTAAAGCTGAGAAAAAACCGCGCGGGGGTCGTAAATCTAAAAAAGACACTGAGGTAGACACTGCCGATGCTGTGGATGCCGTGGAGGAAGATCCCGAGGATTCAATTGGTAACCGGATTGAAGAGCCGGAGGCAGATATTGATGGTAACAACGCGGATGCACAGGGTGAAGATGCCGATGGCAACATGTATGGTGGACGTGGGCGCGGACGTGGGCGCGGCAGACGTGATAATGGGCGCGGACGTGGCGGACGTAGCCGCAATGCAGCGCACCGGGCCAGGCGCGTAGAAACTTTTGGCGGCGAGGATATGGATGACGAGCAACGTTTCCGTTTTAATTTGCGCCGAAAGTACAAGATCCAGGAAGTGATCAAACGCGGTCAGATTATGCTGGTTCAGGTTTCAAAAGAAGAGCGCGGCAATAAAGGTGCTGCTGTAGGGTCGTATTTGTCTTTGCCGGGGCGCTATTGTGTGTTGATGCCTAATAGTCCGCGGGCGGGCGGTGTATCGCGCAAGATTTCGAATTATAAGGATCGCGCAAAAATGCGCGACATGATGAAGGATCTGGAAGTACCTAAGGGTATGAGCGTTATTTTGCGTACAGCGGGCGTTACGCGTACGAAGGTGGAAGTGAAGCGCGATCTGGATTATCTTTTGCGGCTTTGGAATACCATTCGCGAGAAGACGCTTGAATCGAGTGCGCCGGCTTTGGTGTATGAAGAGGCTGATCTTATCAAGCGCGCGGTGCGTGATTTGTATACGCGTGATATTGAGGAAATTCATGTAGCCGGGGACGAAGGTTTTAAGACGGCAAAAGAGTTCATGAAGATGATGATTCCTTCGCATGTAAAGAAGGTCAAAGAGTATAAGGATGTTGATACGCCTTTGTTCAACAAATTTAGGGTTGAGGAACAGATTGCCGAAATTGGCGAGACAGAAGTACGGCTCAAATCCGGCGGGTATCTGGTGATCAATCCAACTGAAGCGCTGGTGTCGATTGATGTGAACTCCGGCAAAGCAACCAAGGAGCGTCATATTGAAGAAACGGCGTTAAAAACCAATTTGGAAGCTGCCGATGAAGTGGCGCGGCAGCTTCGCTTACGTGATCTGGGGGGGCTGGTTGTAATTGACTTTATTGACATGGAGGACCGGCGTAATAACGGTAAGGTTGAGCGCAAGATGCGTGATGCGCTTTCCGGAGACCGCGCGCGAATTCAGATGGGACGGATTTCCTCTTTTGGTTTGATGGAGCTTTCACGTCAGCGTTTGAGCGCATCGTTGAGCGAAAGTCAGTTTGAGACTTGTCCGGGGTGTCAGGGCGCCGGACGGATACGTACGGCTGATGCGGCCAGTATTATGGTGCTACGCGCGATTGAAGCAGAAGGCATTAAAGGTCGTGCCTCACAGGTGATTGTACAGGTTTCCAATGAGGTGGCGCTGTATATTCTGAATAACAAGCGCGATAATCTGGCTGTTATTGAAGAGCGTTACGGTTTTGCTGTGCTTATCCGCGTTGATGATACGCTCGGGGCTTCGGGCTTCCGGGTTGAAGTGTCCAAGCCCGTTGATAAAACAGAGGATGATAGCGACGATACACCTGCTGGTGAGGATGATCAGGATGGTAATAATCGCCGTGACGGTCGTCGACGGGGCCGCCGTGGCGGCCGTAATCGCGGAATGCGTAATCAGCCCCGCAAAGATGATAATGCCGGTGAAGAACAAGCCGATCAGAAGTCACAGAATGCCGTAGTGCAAGCCGATTCGAAAGTGGACGAAAAAGCGCCTCAGGAGAAGAAGAAACCTTCTGCTTCCGCCGAGAAGGCTACAGTGGACGCGGCTTCGAAAAAGGTCAGGGTTAAGAAAGAAGAGTCTACAGGGAAAGACGATAAGAAGCCTTCTGCCTCCGCCAAGACCATGGCAGACGGGGCAACGAAGAAAGCTCCTGTAAAAAAGGCTAAGAAGAACGATGAGCCGGTCGAACCTAAAGATGAAAAGCCTGCCAAGGTGGTGAAAGTGTCCAACGATGATGCCAAGCCCAAAAAGGTTGCGGTGAAGGCAAGAAAAGACGATGCCCCTAAGGACTATGAAACCGTGAATGAGGCGCCGAAAGCGAAGAAAAAAGGCTGGTGGAACCTTAAATAA
- a CDS encoding TIGR00341 family protein translates to MLTILAPNGGEETLKALAEETNIIEFWSGAKPKGKPREINVLVASEYLQDLVDKLQRRFSKEKEWRIIITPVETTIPRHEEKEEENANAKKAYGSLTREALYDQILKGTKTNTDFIILVVLSTIVTAIGLVTDNLAVIIGAMVIAPLLGPNLALSFGVTLGDRDMVAESLKANAMGFGLTMLLSILAGALIPYEVFADSREYLLRTNVGYDGIILAFASGAAAVLSLTAGISSTMVGVMVAVALMPPAVAMGLSLGEGAFAQAYGAALLLAINIICVNIAAKAVFTLKGIRPRTWYQRKKSRQSLKISLTFWGILLLLLIALIYFWHHGGTG, encoded by the coding sequence ATGTTAACGATACTGGCTCCGAATGGAGGTGAAGAAACGCTTAAGGCTCTTGCTGAAGAGACAAACATCATTGAATTTTGGTCCGGCGCAAAGCCAAAGGGAAAGCCCAGAGAAATAAATGTTCTGGTTGCTTCCGAATACTTGCAGGATCTGGTTGATAAGCTGCAACGGCGTTTTAGTAAGGAAAAGGAATGGCGGATTATCATTACACCTGTGGAAACAACCATTCCTCGCCATGAAGAAAAAGAAGAGGAAAATGCCAACGCCAAGAAAGCCTATGGCAGCCTGACCAGAGAGGCGCTGTATGACCAAATTTTAAAAGGAACAAAAACCAACACGGATTTTATCATTCTGGTTGTTCTTTCAACGATTGTCACGGCCATCGGCCTGGTCACGGATAATCTGGCTGTGATTATCGGGGCTATGGTCATAGCGCCGCTGCTGGGACCAAATTTAGCTCTGAGTTTTGGGGTGACGCTTGGCGACCGCGATATGGTGGCGGAATCCCTGAAGGCCAATGCCATGGGGTTTGGTCTAACAATGTTGCTGAGTATTCTGGCCGGTGCTCTCATCCCCTATGAAGTTTTTGCGGACAGCCGGGAATATCTCCTGCGTACAAATGTCGGTTATGACGGGATTATTCTGGCGTTTGCTTCCGGAGCGGCGGCTGTTCTTTCGTTGACTGCTGGGATTTCAAGTACGATGGTAGGTGTCATGGTCGCCGTAGCGCTTATGCCGCCTGCTGTCGCTATGGGGCTATCGCTGGGGGAAGGTGCATTTGCACAAGCCTATGGCGCGGCCCTTCTTCTGGCCATTAATATTATCTGCGTCAATATCGCGGCCAAGGCTGTTTTTACGCTAAAAGGCATCCGCCCGCGCACATGGTATCAGCGCAAGAAATCCCGCCAATCCCTGAAAATCAGTTTAACTTTCTGGGGGATTTTACTCTTGCTTCTTATTGCGTTGATATATTTTTGGCACCATGGGGGAACAGGATAA
- the radA gene encoding DNA repair protein RadA, which yields MAKVKKSYVCQSCGAVSSRWAGKCESCGEWNSIAEETLAPSVPKGMDGAKGRKIDFVSLSDPARSDYPRHVSDIQEFDRVVGGGLVPGSAVLIGGDPGIGKSTLLLQLVCRLSQKNTRCVYVSGEESVDQVRMRAQRLELAEAPVQLASATSIRDILASVEPVGDNGPVELLIIDSIQTMYVDNIDSAPGTVTQVRSSAQEIIRYAKTYGMAVMFVGHVTKDGQIAGPRVLEHMVDTVLYFEGDRSHQFRILRGVKNRFGPTDEIGVFEMAGGGLQEVENPSEIFLSQRNQDVAGSAVLAALEGSRPMLVEVQALVAPSSLASPRRSVIGWDPNRLAMIVAVLETRCGLQIGSCDIFLNIAGGIRINEPAADLAVAAALVSALQNNPLPPETVFFGEVGLAGEIRQVAQPDLRLKEASKLGFREAVVPKGKKSQKPEKVYGDAIRVSEIDHVQMLGEIFGDGRAPRAVA from the coding sequence ATGGCGAAGGTGAAAAAATCATATGTGTGTCAGTCTTGTGGAGCAGTGTCGAGTCGCTGGGCTGGTAAGTGTGAATCGTGCGGTGAATGGAACAGCATCGCGGAGGAAACGCTAGCGCCTTCAGTGCCTAAAGGGATGGATGGCGCGAAGGGGCGCAAGATTGATTTCGTGTCGCTCAGTGATCCGGCCCGCAGTGATTACCCGCGGCATGTCTCAGACATTCAGGAATTTGACCGTGTTGTCGGCGGCGGATTGGTGCCGGGATCAGCGGTTTTGATTGGCGGTGATCCGGGGATTGGCAAGTCAACCTTGCTGTTACAGTTGGTGTGCAGACTTTCGCAAAAGAACACACGTTGCGTGTATGTGTCAGGGGAGGAGTCTGTTGACCAGGTGCGGATGCGGGCGCAGCGTTTGGAGCTGGCCGAAGCTCCGGTGCAACTGGCCAGCGCAACGAGTATACGCGATATTTTGGCAAGTGTGGAGCCTGTTGGTGATAATGGGCCTGTTGAATTGCTGATCATTGATTCAATCCAGACAATGTATGTTGATAATATTGATTCGGCGCCCGGTACAGTGACGCAGGTGCGCAGCTCGGCGCAGGAGATTATTCGTTATGCCAAAACATACGGAATGGCGGTGATGTTTGTTGGACATGTGACAAAAGACGGCCAGATAGCGGGTCCGCGGGTGCTTGAGCATATGGTTGATACGGTTTTGTATTTTGAGGGTGATCGCAGCCATCAATTTCGTATTTTGCGCGGCGTTAAAAATCGTTTTGGCCCGACCGATGAGATCGGCGTGTTTGAAATGGCGGGCGGGGGATTGCAGGAGGTGGAAAACCCGTCGGAGATTTTTTTATCGCAGCGTAATCAGGATGTTGCAGGAAGTGCAGTTTTGGCGGCGCTGGAAGGATCGCGGCCGATGCTGGTTGAGGTGCAGGCTTTGGTGGCGCCGTCATCGCTGGCGTCTCCGCGGCGCAGCGTGATTGGCTGGGACCCGAACCGGCTGGCGATGATTGTCGCCGTGCTTGAGACGCGCTGCGGTTTGCAAATTGGTTCATGCGACATTTTTCTCAATATTGCCGGAGGGATCAGGATTAATGAGCCTGCTGCGGATCTGGCGGTAGCGGCGGCGCTGGTGAGCGCTTTGCAGAATAATCCGTTGCCGCCGGAGACGGTATTTTTTGGCGAAGTTGGCTTGGCCGGGGAAATTCGGCAGGTGGCGCAGCCGGATTTGCGTCTGAAGGAAGCGTCAAAACTCGGCTTTCGTGAGGCTGTGGTGCCGAAGGGCAAGAAAAGTCAAAAACCGGAAAAGGTTTATGGAGATGCCATCCGCGTTTCCGAAATTGATCATGTGCAAATGCTGGGGGAAATTTTTGGCGATGGGCGGGCCCCGCGTGCGGTGGCATAG
- a CDS encoding amidophosphoribosyltransferase, producing the protein MIADMPVFDDDKFHEECGVFGVFGSEDAAALTALGLHALQHRGQEACGVVSYDGQNYYSHKALGLVDSNFSDVSVIEKLKGHAAIGHNRYSTSGEPALRNVQPMYADMDFGGFSVAHNGNLTNAHMLRKELVKRGSIFQSTSDTETIVHLVAVSRKKSVADRLVDAVKQIKGAYSLVACAQSQIIGVRDPYGIRPLVLGRLGDAYILASETCALDIIGARFERDIESGEMVILDESGLKSLFPFKKQPKRFCIFEYIYFARPDSSMEGHSVYEMRKNIGAELARENPVEGADLIVPVPDSGVPAAIGYAEASGVPFELGIIRNHYVGRTFIEPTDKIRHLGVRLKHNANRKFIEGKSVVLVDDSIVRGTTSKKIVEMIKDAGAREVHMRISSPPTIKSCFYGIDTPSSSELLAGQKSVEEIREYIKADSLAYISLDGLYKAVGETKRNAKAPQYCDACFTGDYPVELVDHDRNCADEKVTDLQERRVKPLKKLSKI; encoded by the coding sequence ATGATAGCGGATATGCCAGTTTTTGATGATGACAAGTTCCATGAGGAATGCGGCGTGTTTGGCGTGTTTGGTAGCGAGGATGCGGCTGCTTTAACGGCTCTTGGTTTGCATGCTTTGCAGCACCGGGGGCAGGAAGCGTGCGGAGTCGTATCTTATGACGGACAAAATTATTACTCGCATAAAGCTTTGGGGCTGGTGGATTCGAATTTCAGTGATGTGAGCGTTATTGAAAAGCTGAAAGGGCATGCCGCAATCGGGCATAATCGTTATTCAACAAGCGGTGAACCGGCTTTGCGTAACGTACAGCCGATGTATGCGGATATGGATTTTGGCGGTTTTAGCGTGGCGCATAACGGGAATTTAACCAATGCTCATATGCTACGCAAAGAGCTGGTCAAGCGCGGATCTATTTTTCAATCGACGAGTGATACGGAGACGATTGTGCATTTGGTGGCCGTGTCACGAAAGAAGTCTGTGGCGGATCGTCTGGTCGATGCGGTGAAACAGATTAAGGGGGCGTATTCGCTGGTGGCGTGTGCGCAAAGCCAGATCATAGGTGTACGTGATCCGTATGGTATTCGACCATTGGTTTTGGGACGGCTGGGTGATGCTTATATTCTGGCGTCTGAGACTTGCGCTTTGGATATTATTGGGGCGCGTTTTGAGCGCGATATTGAATCCGGTGAAATGGTGATTTTGGATGAAAGCGGTTTGAAATCTCTGTTTCCATTTAAAAAGCAACCTAAACGTTTTTGTATTTTCGAGTATATTTATTTTGCGCGACCTGACAGCTCTATGGAAGGACATAGTGTTTATGAAATGCGTAAAAATATTGGCGCGGAGCTGGCGCGGGAAAATCCGGTTGAAGGCGCTGATTTGATTGTACCTGTTCCCGATAGCGGCGTACCGGCGGCGATTGGGTATGCGGAGGCGAGTGGTGTGCCGTTCGAGCTTGGGATTATTCGTAATCATTATGTCGGGCGTACATTTATTGAGCCGACCGATAAAATCCGGCATTTGGGCGTACGTCTGAAGCATAATGCAAACCGGAAATTCATTGAGGGTAAAAGCGTTGTGCTGGTTGATGATTCTATTGTACGCGGGACGACGAGTAAGAAAATTGTCGAGATGATTAAAGATGCCGGGGCGCGAGAAGTGCATATGCGGATTTCTTCGCCGCCGACGATCAAAAGCTGTTTTTACGGGATTGATACACCGTCATCCAGCGAGCTTTTAGCCGGGCAGAAATCGGTTGAGGAAATTCGTGAATATATCAAGGCTGATTCGCTGGCTTATATTTCACTGGACGGACTTTATAAAGCCGTTGGGGAAACCAAGCGTAATGCCAAGGCGCCGCAATATTGCGATGCGTGTTTTACCGGTGATTATCCGGTTGAACTGGTGGATCATGATAGAAACTGTGCCGATGAAAAGGTGACTGACCT